TTGCCAAGGTACAATGTTGGAGTGGTGTTCCATCCCCGTTAAAACGATTTCATCACCCGCCGTTAAATTGGCCATCCCCCAGCTATACGCAATCAGATTAATGCTATCTGTGGTACCACTGGTAAAGACAATCTCTTCGATACGCTGCGCGTGTAGAAACTGCTGCGTCACAACTCGGGCTTGATCATACAGATCGGTTGCATGCTGCGATAGCCAATGAACACCACGATGAATATTTGCATTCGAGTGCTCATAAAAATGGCTTTCAGCATGAATTACTGCGGCAGGTTTCTGTGTGGTCGCACCATTATCCAAATAAACAAGGCGCTGCCCGCGTACAGGCTGCGCCAAGATTGGAAAATCGGCGCGCCGATCAAGCTGCATAGCAGGTTTTAGGATCGGCTCTACCATATTAGTTTTGCTCCAACGCGTTTTCATTGCCCGGCAATAAGGATTGAATTCCTTTAGCTGCTCGGGCTCGTAAGCTGTCCGATTTAATGCGCTCTAAGACTTCAGCGGCAAAGGCATAAATCAATAAATCAAAAGCATCCTTACGGTCTAATCCACGGGAGCGTAAGTAAAACAAGCTTTCCTCTTCGATTTGTCCAACGGTAGCACCATGCGCACATTTCACATCGTCCGCATAAATCTCTAATTCTGGACGCGTATCTGCACGTGCCATTTTAGAGAGTAATAAGCTATCAGAGCGTTGAATCGCATCTGTACCGTCTGCGCCTTTGGCAACGACAATACGACCAGAAAACACACCACGGCCTCGATCAGCCATAATGCCACGGTAATACTCATGGCTAGTACAGTTAGGCTGGTTATGAAGGATTTGTGTAAAGTGATCGACATGGCGACGATCATTCACATAATACAAACCATTCAATAAAGCATGACAGCGCTCGCCATTAAACTGAGCCTGAATACCCGTGCGTGCCAGCTGTGCACCAAACGATAAAGAATGGGACTCGTAATGAGACGCGTGCTCTTGCTCTACATCAATTGCGGCCAAATGCACTGATTTTTCACTTTGGTTTTGCAATTTAAGATGCGTTAAATTGGCGTCCCTGTCTGTCCAAACACGCGTTACCGCATTAGTAAGTCCAACAAAATCGTCACCACTTAAGTAGTGTTCGACTACTGTTGCATGTGCCCCGGCTTCCAAGGCAACAAAATTACGCGTAAAGCTCGCTGACTGAGTTTCGGTATTGATAAACACCAGATGAATGGGTTTATCGACCACCACCGCACGATTTACTCGAACAAATGCCCCATCTTGGGCTAGTGCTAAGTTTAAAGCCTCAGGACTAAAGCCTGCTTGAACTTGGCCAAATATATCTTGTAATCGTGAATCGTTGCTAGCTAGCATGGCTGCAACAGATTCGATAGATACACCAGTAGGGACCGCATCAAGATTGGATAAATCCGCATTAAATTGGCCATTTACAAAAGCCATCCAATACCCATCTTCGCTATTTTTGCAGCTAGCGAATAGCTCTGCAGCATCATGTGTTGCAGCGAGTTGGTATGTGCTTTTTTCCATACTGGCTAAAGAGGTATGACGCCATGCCTCTAGACGGCTAGTAGGCCATCCCTCGGACGAGAAACGCGCTAAAGCCTGCTGACGCAATTCAGTTAACCAAGCGGCTGTGCCGGCCTGGTGTGCTGCTTGCTCAACAAAGGGATTCACCCATGTGGGTAAGGAGGTCATACCGCGGCTCCTTTGGCTTCGGCGGCAGCCTGCTCTAGTACCCAACCGTAACCACGCTCTTCGAGCTCTTTGGCTAAAGAGGCATCACCTGTGCGGATAATACGACCACCCGACAACACATGCACCACATCCGGCACAATGTAATCAAGTAAACGTTGGTAGTGCGTAATCACAATCATTGAGCGATCAGGCGAACGTAAACGGTTTACTCCCTCGGAGACCACACGTAAAGCATCAATATCTAGGCCGGAATCTGTCTCGTCCAAAATAGCGAGCTTAGGCGCTAACATGCTCATTTGAAGGACTTCATTGCGTTTTTTCTCGCCGCCAGAAAAGCCTTCGTTAACAGAGCGATGCAAGAACTCCTCACGCATACCTACGACTTTCATTTCCTCTTTCACGAGTTTAAGAAAATCGATTGCATCTAATTCCGGTTTACCCTGTTCTTTGCGAATTGCATTTACCGCTGTACGCAAAAAATAAGCATTCGATACACCAGGAATCTCAATAGGGTACTGAAACGCTAAAAACAAGCCAGAGCGAGCACGATCTTCGATCGCCATATCCAATAAGTCCTGACCTAGCCAATCCACTGAACCGGAGTCAATGGTGTAGTCTTCACGACCCGCTAAGACTTGTGACAAGGTACTTTTGCCGGAGCCATTTGGCCCCATAATGGCGTGAACTTCGCCGGGCTTAACCTCTAGGTTTAAACCACGTAGAATTTGTTTGCCTTCAACAGAGGCGTGTAAATCTTTGATTTTTAACATTTTTCAATAATTCCTTAACCAACACTGCCTTCGAGGCTTACACCAAGTAAGTTTTGCGCTTCAACGGCAAACTCCATGGGCAATTCTTTAATTACATCTTTACAGAAACCATTCACAATCATAGAGACAGCATCTTCAGCTGAAATCCCACGCTGCATAGCATAAAACAACTGGTCCTCACCAATACGAGAAGCGGTGGCCTCGTGTTCTACGCTAGCGGTTGGATTTTGTACCTCTACGGTAGGGAAGGTATGTGCCGAACACTCTTTACCAATCAAGAGTGAGTCACACTGTGTATAGTTACGTGCATTTTCAGCCTTAGGACTGATACGTACTAAACCCCGATACGTATTCAGACCACGACCCGCAGAAATCCCTTTAGAGATGATCGTGCTGGTGGTGTTACGCCCCATATGAATCATTTTTGTACCGGTATCTGCCTGCTGACGATGATTACTTAAGGCTACAGAATAAAACTCACCCACAGAGTCATCACCACGCAACACCACACTCGGGTATTTCCATGTAATCGAAGAGCCCGTTTCAACCTGTGTCCAGGAAATGTGAGAACGTGCACCACGACACTCGCCACGCTTAGTCACAAAGTTATAAATACCGCCCTTTCCATCCTTATCACCGGGATACCAGTTCTGTACTGTGGAGTATTTTACTTTTGCATCATCCAATGCCACGATTTCAACGACTGCAGCATGCAGTTGGTTTTCATCACGCATTGGCGCAGTACAGCCCTCTAGGTAGCTAACCGAGGCGCCTTCTTCGGCTACAATTAATGTGCGCTCAAACTGCCCTGTATCCGGTGAGTTAATACGGAAATAAGTAGATAATTCCATCGGGCACTTAACACCCTTAGGGATAAATACAAAAGATCCATCAGAGAATACAGCTGAGTTCAATGCGGCATAAAAGTTATCGCTAGGAGGAACGACTGTGCCTAAGTATTTTTGTATCAGCTCTGGGTACTCTCGAACGGCCTCGGAGAAAGAACAGAAAATAACCCCGACCTCGTGCAATTGCTTACGAAACGTAGTAGCGACAGACACCGAGTCAAAAACCGCATCTACGGCCACCCCAGCTAAACGAGCGCGTTCATGCAAAGGCACGCCCAGCTTTTCATAGGTACGTAACAGTTCAGGATCAACTTCGTCTAAACTCTTTGGCCCGTCTGTTTTGCTTTTAGGTGCGGAGTAATAGCTGATATCTTGAAAATCAATGGGCTCATACTCAACAACAGACCAAGTGGGATCTTTCATCTCTAACCACTGGCGATAAGCAGCTAAACGCCACTCAAGCATAAATTCAGGTTCTTGTTTAATTGCCGAAATACGTTTAATCGTTTCCTCACTTAGTCCTTTAGGGATAGTGATTGATTCAATATCGGTAATAAACCCCGCCTCGTAATCACGATCTAAGAACGTGTCGAGGTGTTCATTAACAGTACTCATTAAGATAACTCCGCTGTGGAAGTGCTGGCCTGACGTCGCGATTTAGTCATAAATCCGTCGGATTGTTTTAAAGGATATTCATTATTTGGGCGAATCATATCAGCAACGCTGACATCTTCGAGGGTTCGGCGTACAATATCATTGATACGTTGCCAATTGCTGCGTATATGGCAATCTTGCTCGACAGAACAGGTTCCGGGTTGTGCTACACATTCGGTTAAACCAAAAGGCTGATCATCTAGTGCATCAATAATTTGAGCCACACTAATTTGCTCAGCTGGCCGAGCCAATGCATACCCCCCCCGAGCCCCTCGAGTGCTAGTCACCAATTCATCTTGGCAAAGCATTTTTAAGACTTTGCTTACGGTGGGTTGGCCTAGACCTAAAACTGTTGCCAGCTCGGAGGCGCTAAACACACGATCAGGATCACTCCCCATGTGTGTCAGCACCAAGGTGCCATAATCGATAATCTTGCTAATTCGCAGCATATACGTCTCAGGTTATTCTCACTATAGCGATATAGTACCGCTTTGGTACTATATACGTCAAATCTAATGCTGCATTCTGTTACTGCATCAATCGGGCGCTCGCCCCTACAATATATTTTTATTTAATTTACTCTTCACGGCGAGCTTATGGCTGACCATTCCGCATCTTACAAAACACTGCTTCAACAATGCGCCCAAGGCAAAGCGACTGCATTGCACCAGATTTACGACCGCGAAGCCCCTCGTATGCTGGCTTTGGGCACAAGTCTGCTGCACCGCCCTGCTGACGCAGAAGAGCTAGTCCGAGAAAGCATAGGACTAATTTGGCGCAATGCTGATGCCTATGACCCAACCTTGGGTTCAGCACGTGCTTGGATTTACAGTATCTTACGTTTTAGGGCACAGCAACGCCTTAAACAAAGCCCCACTCTTAGCCCTTTCATTAAAGTAAAGCCGTATTTACTCATCCCCTCTGATGCCCCAGCTGATTTACAGCAGTTTTCGCACCTAGATGAACGCGCTAGAAAAATGATAGGTCTGGCCTACCTGCATGCATATAGCTATGCAGAAATAGCCAAAGAATGCCATAGCAGCATAGATCTCACTCAAAAACACATTCATCAAGCCTTGATTTCATTAACCCGGCTATTTAGCGGCTGGAAAAATCACTCAGATGATGAGCTTTGTGTGCTTGGTGTGTATTGCCTAGGCTTATTACGCGATAACCAAAGCATCGCACCGGCTCATGCATTACTTAGCCAAAACAGCACCGCCGCACAAGATTTGCTGCTGTGGGAGAAAATCTTTAGCGCCCTTGTGTACAGTCTGCCCGAGCAGACGCCTCCGGCTCAGTTAATTCAACGCATCTATCAAGACCTAGATCTGCCTTTTGTATCCGTACCCACGGCAACACCCATTAGTCCTGCTACCGCTACTCCTGCTGCCCCTTCACGCTTTGACACTCCCGTCACAATTCAAAGCACAAGCAAAACCTCAGCAGAGCCAGTAGCTCAGACCACAGCAAAAACCACCCCCGCAGCCGCCTCTGTAAGCCCTATTCAAAAGCCCGTCAAAATAGAGCCCACTTTTAGTGTTACACCACAAGCTGAAACAAAGTCAGAGCCACGTAACCCAACAGTAACTGACCCGCTCGAATCCAGTACATTTACGGCAACAAAAGAAAAAGACGCAACCACGGCAGCGTCTCGCTCACAACCTAAACATACAATTGGCAACTCCGCCCTAGACTCGCTAGCGGCAAAATGGAAAAAAAGCTATTGGATTGGGTTGGCTATCGCTATCGCCTTAATCGCAGCATTGATTTGGGCGTTTATGCCCAAAGCACCGACTATACAAATGGTCCAAATGAGCCCCAGAGCTGGGGCCATATTGCAAGCCCCAGGTCAAAGCTCAACTCCAGGCTGGATTGTCAGTATTGACCCTGAGGGGCATGTGTTATTTACCCCTCAAGTTCGTACTGAAATTCGCCCTGATCAAGCAGTACAACTTTGGACTCAAGGCCCTACCAGCACCAGCATGCGATCTTTAGGGCTTATCAATCCTAATCAGCCAGTGACAGTTCCTGTTGAAATCATGGGCGAGACACAAAATGGCCAAATTTTTGAAATGACCTTAGAACCCAAACAAGGCTCAAAGGAACCTACTGGTTCCGTGTTATTTATTGGCCGTGTTGTGAATTTTGGTGAATTTCAACAGGCACTTGAACAATCAAGTATTTAACCCAAACAAATACCGCCTACTATTGCGCCTGCTGCTGTAAATAATCCAGTTCCTCTGGAAAAAAGCCAGCAGCTTGGCGTGCAGGAAAGTTAAAAGGCCCTTTTAGGCGAGGTGCTCGATAATGCGTTGCTAGATCAGGATAAATAGAAATAGCATCAACCTGCTTTTGCTCACAAACCCAGCGATACCATTTATTACCTAATGCAACATGCCCCACCTCATCACGCAA
This Paenalcaligenes faecalis DNA region includes the following protein-coding sequences:
- the sufD gene encoding Fe-S cluster assembly protein SufD; translation: MTSLPTWVNPFVEQAAHQAGTAAWLTELRQQALARFSSEGWPTSRLEAWRHTSLASMEKSTYQLAATHDAAELFASCKNSEDGYWMAFVNGQFNADLSNLDAVPTGVSIESVAAMLASNDSRLQDIFGQVQAGFSPEALNLALAQDGAFVRVNRAVVVDKPIHLVFINTETQSASFTRNFVALEAGAHATVVEHYLSGDDFVGLTNAVTRVWTDRDANLTHLKLQNQSEKSVHLAAIDVEQEHASHYESHSLSFGAQLARTGIQAQFNGERCHALLNGLYYVNDRRHVDHFTQILHNQPNCTSHEYYRGIMADRGRGVFSGRIVVAKGADGTDAIQRSDSLLLSKMARADTRPELEIYADDVKCAHGATVGQIEEESLFYLRSRGLDRKDAFDLLIYAFAAEVLERIKSDSLRARAAKGIQSLLPGNENALEQN
- the sufC gene encoding Fe-S cluster assembly ATPase SufC, yielding MLKIKDLHASVEGKQILRGLNLEVKPGEVHAIMGPNGSGKSTLSQVLAGREDYTIDSGSVDWLGQDLLDMAIEDRARSGLFLAFQYPIEIPGVSNAYFLRTAVNAIRKEQGKPELDAIDFLKLVKEEMKVVGMREEFLHRSVNEGFSGGEKKRNEVLQMSMLAPKLAILDETDSGLDIDALRVVSEGVNRLRSPDRSMIVITHYQRLLDYIVPDVVHVLSGGRIIRTGDASLAKELEERGYGWVLEQAAAEAKGAAV
- the sufB gene encoding Fe-S cluster assembly protein SufB, which translates into the protein MSTVNEHLDTFLDRDYEAGFITDIESITIPKGLSEETIKRISAIKQEPEFMLEWRLAAYRQWLEMKDPTWSVVEYEPIDFQDISYYSAPKSKTDGPKSLDEVDPELLRTYEKLGVPLHERARLAGVAVDAVFDSVSVATTFRKQLHEVGVIFCSFSEAVREYPELIQKYLGTVVPPSDNFYAALNSAVFSDGSFVFIPKGVKCPMELSTYFRINSPDTGQFERTLIVAEEGASVSYLEGCTAPMRDENQLHAAVVEIVALDDAKVKYSTVQNWYPGDKDGKGGIYNFVTKRGECRGARSHISWTQVETGSSITWKYPSVVLRGDDSVGEFYSVALSNHRQQADTGTKMIHMGRNTTSTIISKGISAGRGLNTYRGLVRISPKAENARNYTQCDSLLIGKECSAHTFPTVEVQNPTASVEHEATASRIGEDQLFYAMQRGISAEDAVSMIVNGFCKDVIKELPMEFAVEAQNLLGVSLEGSVG
- a CDS encoding SUF system Fe-S cluster assembly regulator, producing MLRISKIIDYGTLVLTHMGSDPDRVFSASELATVLGLGQPTVSKVLKMLCQDELVTSTRGARGGYALARPAEQISVAQIIDALDDQPFGLTECVAQPGTCSVEQDCHIRSNWQRINDIVRRTLEDVSVADMIRPNNEYPLKQSDGFMTKSRRQASTSTAELS
- a CDS encoding anti-sigma factor domain-containing protein yields the protein MADHSASYKTLLQQCAQGKATALHQIYDREAPRMLALGTSLLHRPADAEELVRESIGLIWRNADAYDPTLGSARAWIYSILRFRAQQRLKQSPTLSPFIKVKPYLLIPSDAPADLQQFSHLDERARKMIGLAYLHAYSYAEIAKECHSSIDLTQKHIHQALISLTRLFSGWKNHSDDELCVLGVYCLGLLRDNQSIAPAHALLSQNSTAAQDLLLWEKIFSALVYSLPEQTPPAQLIQRIYQDLDLPFVSVPTATPISPATATPAAPSRFDTPVTIQSTSKTSAEPVAQTTAKTTPAAASVSPIQKPVKIEPTFSVTPQAETKSEPRNPTVTDPLESSTFTATKEKDATTAASRSQPKHTIGNSALDSLAAKWKKSYWIGLAIAIALIAALIWAFMPKAPTIQMVQMSPRAGAILQAPGQSSTPGWIVSIDPEGHVLFTPQVRTEIRPDQAVQLWTQGPTSTSMRSLGLINPNQPVTVPVEIMGETQNGQIFEMTLEPKQGSKEPTGSVLFIGRVVNFGEFQQALEQSSI